The following are encoded in a window of Manihot esculenta cultivar AM560-2 chromosome 8, M.esculenta_v8, whole genome shotgun sequence genomic DNA:
- the LOC110620050 gene encoding protein sym-1 has protein sequence MVTNPVALAPNSQLLCRFLVFSSRPLLHFGQKAQGSFKPVQIVGFRASSSCSSYLFPLNSTHGTMLKDLRCSKLGWQLNYDRICASAVSNGGSGGVGGLGGSGNGNSGGSGDSCGGSSGDGGNSWSFVSWYLNLLAKYPVLTKALTSAILTFIGDLVCQLVIDQVPSLDVKRTLLFTFLGLVLVGPTLHFWYLYLSKLVTLPGASGAFLRLLVDQFVFSPIFIGVFLSTLVTLEGRPEQVVPKLQQEWFSAVLANWQLWIPFQFLNFRFVPQQFQVLAANGIALIWNVILSFKAHKDVIPK, from the exons ATGGTGACAAACCCCGTAGCTCTCGCCCCAAACTCTCAGCTCTTATGCCGTTTTCTGGTGTTTTCTAGCAGACCCCTGTTGCATTTTGGTCAAAAAGCTCAAGGGTCCTTCAAACCTGTTCAGATAGTTGGGTTTAGGGCTTCTTCGTCGTGCAGTTCCTATTTGTTTCCGCTTAATTCTACTCATGGGACTATGCTTAAGGACTTGAGATGTTCTAAGTTGGGATGGCAATTGAATTATGACCGAATTTGTGCTTCGGCTGTTTCAAATGGCGGCTCCGGTGGTGTTGGCGGGCTCGGGGGCTCTGGCAATGGGAATTCTGGCGGCAGCGGTGACAGTTGTGGCGGCAGCAGTGGTGATGGTGGAAATAGCTGGTCCTTTGTTTCATG GTATTTGAATCTTCTTGCCAAGTATCCTGTGTTGACAAAAGCTTTGACATCTGCAATTTTGACATTTATTGGAGACTTGGTCTGCCAG CTGGTGATCGATCAAGTTCCATCTCTTGACGTAAAAAGGACACTTCTGTTTACTTTCTTGGGATTGGTACTAGTGGGTCCCACATTGCATTTCTG GTATTTGTATCTGAGTAAATTAGTAACACTGCCTGGAGCATCAGGTGCATTCTTGCGTCTCCTTGTTGATCAG TTCGTTTTTTCCCCGATTTTCATTGGAGTTTTCTTGTCTACATTGGTGACATTAGAAGGAAGGCCTGAACAAGTTGTCCCCAAGCTGCAACAG GAGTGGTTTTCTGCTGTTCTTGCAAATTGGCAACTGTGGATACCCTTTCAATTTCTGAACTTCCGATTTGTCCCACAGCAATTTCAG